The following proteins are encoded in a genomic region of Ostrea edulis chromosome 7, xbOstEdul1.1, whole genome shotgun sequence:
- the LOC125655421 gene encoding uncharacterized protein LOC125655421, which translates to MLRAMVFHNFVHFEDKHLLNFREGNGATYFIGASSTGKTAVLELIRRCMCSTLNSSLTNRFNEEEHGYVFCQFARDGTEKNVILGIIVEGEGNKQSMEEIEGGGEENKSELLPGGGKEDDMRNDDTSEDVEEDSEKKDERKERKGDVKFHKIVIYHSSDGILRIRSTLFFHRKEKNIDSSQDVEVGDDIGLHIDKIEEQLFKDKSDANEFVKKVLKAIKKEQPNKVSYDHHQNMWDQISEQFVGILSMRGPGTFQWTKSNTILEENKEYNYNAASEQAEVITKLLDADEVDKDKEREIFNALTYPDVFEFRKVSEGKIVVEKSGGRVFPLLKTSLGIVEAKQFALLISHKAFRTICLEEPERGMHPQMIERMKTILHRECDRKTVIVVTHSPAFIDSVSIERSYLFTRKKQVSSRSVCGVNNIKRTQFGKLMKVSEIEELKKIFFATKVLLVEGMSDKIVIQAIFGHILENCTDKEKMKNINSYQIIVLDGCLRIKPIQDLCKDINLPFAAVLDRDTCIEVDGRGCVDAIHKKYYKYTEEQPINIFLGEPFKTLSDKLQKEENLFIWKDGDIEDFLLSERDKRDKILEILDLGDKKSKPRKEMKRSIKDKLKIGISQEQSSKLGEHLNEYEEVSRLCEFLSK; encoded by the coding sequence ATGCTGAGGGCAATGGTGTTTCACAATTTTGTGCACTTTGAAGACAAACATCTTTTAAACTTCCGAGAAGGAAACGGTGCCACTTATTTTATTGGAGCAAGTTCAACAGGGAAAACTGCTGTTTTGGAACTGATAAGGAGATGCATGTGTAGTACACTGAATTCCTCTCTAACGAACCGCTTTAACGAAGAAGAACACGGATATGTATTCTGTCAGTTTGCAAGAGACGGAActgaaaaaaatgtcattttgggTATAATTGTAGAAGGTGAAGGAAACAAACAATCAATGGAGGAAATAGAAGGAGGGGGTGAGGAAAATAAAAGTGAATTATTGCCAGGGGGAGGAAAAGAGGATGATATGAGGAATGACGATACGAGTGAGGACGTGGAAGAAGATTCAGAAAAGAAAGATGAGAGGAAAGAGAGGAAAGGAGACGTGAAATTTCACAAAATCGTGATTTATCACTCTAGTGACGGTATACTACGAATCAGAAGTACATTATTCTTCCACCGTAAAGAGAAAAACATTGATTCCAGCCAGGATGTTGAGGTGGGAGATGATATTGGTTTACATATTGATAAAATAGAGGAACAACTTTTCAAAGACAAATCTGATGCAAATGAATTCGTAAAAAAAGTCTTAAAGGCTATTAAAAAGGAGCAACCCAATAAGGTCAGTTATGATCACCACCAAAACATGTGGGATCAAATAAGCGAACAGTTCGTGggtatattgtcaatgagaggTCCTGGTACATTCCAGTGGACAAAAAGCAATACAATCTTAGAGGAAAACAAAGAATACAATTACAACGCCGCTTCTGAACAGGCTGAAGTCATTACCAAACTCCTTGATGCAGACGAAGTAGACAAAGATAAGGAGAGAGAGATTTTCAATGCCTTAACATATCCAGATGTTTTTGAATTTCGAAAAGTTAGTGAAGGGAAGATTGTCGTGGAGAAGAGCGGTGGTAGAGTATTTCCTTTGCTAAAAACTTCATTAGGGATTGTGGAGGCCAAACAGTTTGCACTACTTATTTCACACAAAGCTTTTCGAACAATTTGTTTGGAGGAGCCGGAAAGAGGAATGCACCCCCAGATGATAGAACGAATGAAAACAATACTTCATCGAGAATGTGATAGGAAAACTGTCATCGTTGTTACACACAGTCCAGCATTTATTGATTCCGTATCCATTGAAAGGTCCTACTTGTTTACCCGAAAAAAACAAGTTTCTTCGCGATCGGTTTGTGGCGTCAACAATATCAAGCGAACTCAATTTGGTAAGCTTATGAAGGTATCAGAAATAGAAGAGTTGAAAAAAATTTTCTTTGCAACCAAAGTTCTATTGGTTGAAGGCATGTCAGACAAAATTGTGATACAAGCGATTTTCGGACATATTTTGGAAAATTGTACAgacaaagaaaaaatgaaaaacattaacaGTTACCAGATAATTGTGCTTGACGGATGCTTGCGTATTAAACCTATTCAAGATCTTTGCAAGGATATAAATCTACCCTTTGCTGCTGTTTTAGATCGTGACACTTGTATTGAAGTTGATGGACGAGGTTGCGTCGATGCTATTCataagaaatattataaatacactgaaGAGCAACCTATCAATATCTTTCTTGGAGAGCCTTTTAAGACTCTTTCAGATAAATTGCAGAAAGAGGAAAATCTATTTATTTGGAAAGATGGTGACATAGAAGATTTCCTTCTTAGCGAAAGGGATAAGCGTGACAAAATCTTAGAAATATTAGACTTAGGAGACAAAAAAAGCAAGCCAAGGAAAGAAATGAAAAGATCCATCAAAGATAAATTAAAGATAGGCATATCGCAAGAACAATCGAGTAAATTGGGAGAACATCTAAATGAATACGAGGAAGTTTCTCGTCTTTGTGAATTTTTAAGTAAGTAA